The Anolis carolinensis isolate JA03-04 chromosome 1, rAnoCar3.1.pri, whole genome shotgun sequence genome window below encodes:
- the ppp1cb gene encoding serine/threonine-protein phosphatase PP1-beta catalytic subunit produces MADGELNVDSLITRLLEVRGCRPGKIVQMTEAEVRGLCIKSREIFLSQPILLELEAPLKICGDIHGQYTDLLRLFEYGGFPPEANYLFLGDYVDRGKQSLETICLLLAYKIKYPENFFLLRGNHECASINRIYGFYDECKRRFNIKLWKTFTDCFNCLPIAAIVDEKIFCCHGGLSPDLQSMEQIRRIMRPTDVPDTGLLCDLLWSDPDKDVQGWGENDRGVSFTFGADVVSKFLNRHDLDLICRAHQVVEDGYEFFAKRQLVTLFSAPNYCGEFDNAGGMMSVDETLMCSFQILKPSEKKAKYQYGGLNSGRPVTPPRTANPPKKR; encoded by the exons ATGGCGGACGGGGAGCTGAATGTGGATAGTCTCATCACCAGGCTGCTGGaag TCCGAGGATGTCGTCCTGGCAAGATTGTGCAAATGACAGAAGCCGAGGTTCGAGGATTGTGTATAAAGTCTCGAGAAATCTTTCTTAGTCAGCCCATTCTTCTGGAGCTAGAGGCACCACTGAAGATTTGCG GTGACATTCATGGCCAGTATACAGATTTACTTCGATTGTTTGAGTATGGAGGGTTTCCACCTGAAGCCAACTATCTTTTTCTGGGCGATTATGTGGACAGAGGAAAACAGTCATTGGAAACCATCTGCTTACTACTtgcctataaaataaaatatccagAGAATTTTTTTCTCCTGAGAGGAAATCACGAGTGTGCTAGTATTAATCGTATATATGGATTCTATGATGAAT GTAAACGGCGATTTAATATCAAGCTCTGGAAGACATTTACAGACTGCTTTAATTGCCTGCCTATTGCAGCCATTGTAGATGAGAAGATTTTCTGTTGTCATGGTG GATTGTCACCAGATCTGCAATCAATGGAACAGATCAGAAGAATCATGAGACCCACAGATGTTCCAGACACAG GCTTGCTCTGTGACCTGCTATGGTCTGATCCAGATAAAGATGTGCAAGGTTGGGGTGAAAACGACCGTGGGGTTTCTTTCACTTTTGGAGCTGATGTAGTCAGCAAATTCCTGAACAGGCATGATTTGGATTTGATTTGTCGAGCTCACCAG GTGGTTGAAGATGGCTATGAGTTTTTTGCAAAACGACAACTGGTTACTCTGTTTTCGGCTCCTAATTACTGTGGAGAGTTTGATAATGCTGGTGGTATGATGAGTGTGGATGAAACTTTGATGTGCTCTTTTCAG ATTTTGAAGCCAtctgaaaagaaagcaaagtaCCAGTATGGTGGACTGAATTCTGGGCGTCCGGTCACTCCACCTCGCACAGCTAATCCACCGAAGAAGAGGTGA